The Porphyrobacter sp. LM 6 sequence CCGGCGCTGGCGCGGCATATGTCGATGACGGGGGGCTAGGACGCGTGGTCACCATCGTGCTGCTTGGCAAGCTTGCCGATCTGGCGGGCGCGCCGACGCTCCAGCTTGCTGCGCCGCTTGACTGGGCGGGCCTCAAGGCAGGCCTTCCCGAAGCCCTGGCGGCGGTGCTGGATGATCCGAGGAACCGTGCGGCGCTGAACGGCGCGCTGGTGGCCGACAAGAGCGCATTGCAGGCCAGCGCGGGCGACGAGATCGCCCTGCTGCCCCCCGTTTCGGGTGGCTGACTCTATGCCGATGCGCGATATCCGCCTGCTCGATCAGATGTTCATTCCCGGCACGCTGATCGGGCCGTTCACCAATGCCAATCCCGGCCTTGGGGGGGTGTGCACCTTCGTTGGCGAGGTTCGCTACGATGAAGGCGTAGAGGCGCTGGAACTGACGCATTACGAACCGCTGACCCTGCCGGGGATGCACGAACTGGCCGACCGTGCGTTCGAGCGATTCGATCTGATGGGGCTGTTGATGGTCCACCGGGTCGGGATGATGCGCCCGGGGGAGCCAATCGTCTGTGTCTCGGCCGCAGCACTCCACCGCCGCGACGCGATCGACGCGGTCGATTTCTGCATGGATCACCTGAAAAGCGCC is a genomic window containing:
- a CDS encoding MoaD/ThiS family protein; its protein translation is MVTIVLLGKLADLAGAPTLQLAAPLDWAGLKAGLPEALAAVLDDPRNRAALNGALVADKSALQASAGDEIALLPPVSGG
- a CDS encoding molybdenum cofactor biosynthesis protein MoaE; protein product: MRDIRLLDQMFIPGTLIGPFTNANPGLGGVCTFVGEVRYDEGVEALELTHYEPLTLPGMHELADRAFERFDLMGLLMVHRVGMMRPGEPIVCVSAAALHRRDAIDAVDFCMDHLKSAAWFWKREKRADGWHWIEPREQDHSDLARWQR